The following coding sequences are from one Paenibacillus sp. JDR-2 window:
- a CDS encoding ABC transporter substrate-binding protein — translation MKKSMKVLGTSLIALSLVAAAGCGSNSNNGGKDAGSNNQANSGANAAAGNSGDAKAEKADILFWTPFSGADGEFMKKIVEKYNSSQDTYKVKLVIQPNGEYYKLLDVAMSAGKDRPDLAIMHVDQIPTYVNKGQLQPLDDLAAAASINKTDYVEAPVNYETIDGKWYGIPLDIHPLVMYYNKDLFDKAGITAPPTNRAEFEADVEKLTDKAKGVYGYVVPTLWPQQFIFPTLVWQNGGDLWNGTDVAYNSPEAVEMVQWMRGLVDKGVSPGNVQQDGENTLFLQGKNAIQFNGPWMKGQFDEAGIKYGVAPVPQIGKAKQAVYAGSHNFVLPKGVTDANVVKGIGDFLKYVSTNSMDWAASGQALASKPMLESAEFKALDMQSNVAKSFDYVQFAPNVLNWGTISDPIWGELSNALLGKKDAQKAMDDAVAKSRQAMKK, via the coding sequence ATGAAGAAATCGATGAAGGTCTTAGGTACCTCGTTAATCGCACTTAGCCTTGTTGCGGCAGCAGGCTGCGGAAGCAACAGCAATAACGGCGGCAAAGACGCGGGATCAAACAACCAGGCAAACAGCGGCGCAAACGCGGCTGCGGGAAATAGCGGAGACGCGAAAGCGGAGAAAGCCGACATCCTGTTCTGGACACCGTTCTCCGGTGCTGACGGCGAGTTCATGAAGAAGATTGTAGAGAAATACAACTCTTCCCAGGACACGTACAAAGTGAAGCTCGTCATTCAGCCGAACGGCGAATACTACAAACTGCTTGACGTAGCGATGAGCGCGGGCAAAGACCGTCCGGACCTGGCGATCATGCACGTTGACCAAATTCCGACTTACGTGAACAAAGGCCAGCTTCAGCCGTTGGACGATCTGGCGGCGGCAGCTTCGATTAATAAAACCGATTACGTAGAAGCTCCGGTAAACTACGAGACAATCGACGGCAAATGGTACGGCATTCCGCTTGATATCCATCCGCTCGTCATGTACTACAACAAAGATTTGTTCGACAAAGCGGGAATTACGGCTCCGCCAACAAACCGCGCCGAATTCGAAGCCGATGTTGAGAAGCTGACAGACAAAGCGAAAGGCGTATACGGATATGTAGTTCCAACGCTTTGGCCGCAGCAATTTATTTTCCCGACGCTGGTATGGCAAAATGGCGGCGACCTGTGGAACGGTACGGATGTCGCTTACAACTCGCCTGAAGCAGTTGAAATGGTGCAATGGATGCGCGGCCTCGTAGACAAAGGCGTATCGCCGGGCAATGTTCAACAGGACGGAGAAAATACGCTGTTCCTGCAAGGCAAAAACGCGATTCAATTTAACGGTCCTTGGATGAAAGGCCAATTCGACGAAGCGGGCATCAAGTACGGCGTAGCTCCGGTTCCGCAAATCGGCAAGGCTAAACAAGCGGTATATGCAGGCTCCCATAACTTCGTATTGCCTAAAGGCGTAACAGACGCAAATGTCGTTAAAGGCATCGGCGACTTCCTGAAATACGTATCGACCAACTCGATGGATTGGGCGGCTTCCGGCCAAGCGCTGGCTTCCAAGCCAATGCTGGAAAGCGCGGAATTCAAAGCTCTCGACATGCAAAGCAACGTAGCGAAATCGTTTGATTACGTTCAATTCGCGCCAAACGTTCTGAACTGGGGAACGATCTCCGATCCGATCTGGGGCGAACTGAGCAATGCGCTGCTTGGCAAGAAGGACGCTCAAAAAGCGATGGACGATGCCGTAGCGAAGTCCAGACAAGCGATGAAAAAATAA
- a CDS encoding cache domain-containing sensor histidine kinase, with translation MMTFYRRLQQWFKNLALARKLILVNVLLIVVPLGVIGAWSFSIFASKMEEQVGKYQLQMLKQVTLNIDTYMNELNRLSLMPYQYQEILDFLATSRKPGEALSLQEIDDLNNFVSKVFLNGRVDIMGISLFGEHGASYVVLPESQYMTTYQLGGNTEWLEKAKGRFGQPTFITTHEVKSTSGTAYQVFSIARELRSFDSGDTLGYIVIDIDPAEVRKLLSQVSLGSKESLYMTDSAGDLVLRKEKTAIYPVIEGLSDEGVSHHKIDGKSLLVAHVSSEVTGWTTVGVVPVSVLMKDSLVVRNSIILIGGICVGLAVLLSVFIAFRITSPLRMLRSLMRKVERGDLKVSFPVRQWDEVGQLGNAFNMMVSHLSELGYRLYETEIREKDAEIAALQSKINPHFLYNTLGSISMYAEVEGNREVVTMTNNLSRLLRYSLSGRKETVTLRDELDHVKGYMTIQKMRYDDRIDFRLEVDESLYGCPVIPLMIQPIVENAINHGLDKGIGEGRIQLSCYQEQGMLMIVIEDDGIGMTSEQLSAMRKRMDKIHDLGGTSGNGLMNVHRRIRLHYGEQYGLQLESMPFQGLKVILTMPIAYSMTG, from the coding sequence ATGATGACATTCTATAGACGCTTACAGCAATGGTTCAAAAATCTGGCGCTTGCCCGCAAGCTTATACTAGTCAACGTGCTCCTTATTGTGGTACCGCTGGGAGTGATCGGTGCGTGGTCCTTCTCGATCTTTGCCTCCAAAATGGAGGAGCAGGTCGGCAAGTATCAGCTTCAGATGTTGAAGCAGGTGACGCTGAATATCGATACGTATATGAATGAGCTGAACCGGCTGTCGCTGATGCCGTATCAATATCAGGAGATTCTGGATTTTCTCGCAACGTCCAGAAAACCCGGCGAAGCCTTATCCCTGCAGGAAATCGATGATTTAAACAACTTTGTCTCCAAGGTGTTTCTTAACGGACGCGTCGATATAATGGGTATTTCCTTGTTCGGCGAGCATGGCGCATCTTATGTCGTGCTGCCGGAAAGCCAATACATGACGACGTATCAGCTTGGCGGCAATACGGAATGGCTGGAGAAGGCTAAGGGCCGCTTCGGACAGCCGACTTTTATAACAACCCACGAAGTTAAGTCGACAAGCGGGACTGCCTATCAAGTATTCTCGATTGCCCGTGAGCTGAGAAGCTTCGACAGCGGAGATACGCTTGGCTATATCGTGATTGATATCGATCCGGCGGAAGTGCGCAAGCTGTTGTCTCAGGTCAGCCTAGGAAGCAAGGAATCGCTGTACATGACGGACAGTGCCGGAGATCTGGTGCTGCGCAAGGAGAAAACGGCGATTTATCCCGTTATCGAAGGCTTGTCGGATGAAGGCGTCTCTCATCATAAGATAGACGGAAAAAGCTTGCTTGTCGCCCATGTCAGCTCGGAGGTAACGGGCTGGACCACCGTTGGCGTCGTTCCCGTATCGGTGCTGATGAAGGACAGTCTCGTGGTCCGCAACTCGATTATACTGATCGGCGGCATTTGTGTCGGACTTGCCGTGTTGCTGTCGGTTTTTATCGCGTTCAGAATTACGAGTCCGCTGCGGATGCTGCGTTCGCTTATGCGCAAGGTGGAGAGGGGCGATCTGAAGGTATCGTTCCCCGTCCGGCAGTGGGACGAGGTTGGCCAGCTGGGCAATGCCTTTAACATGATGGTGTCTCATCTGAGCGAGCTGGGCTACCGTCTGTACGAGACGGAAATCAGGGAAAAGGATGCCGAGATCGCCGCGCTGCAAAGCAAGATTAATCCGCATTTTCTATACAACACGCTTGGTTCAATCTCCATGTACGCCGAAGTGGAGGGCAATAGGGAAGTGGTTACGATGACGAATAATTTAAGCCGTCTGCTTCGATATTCGTTAAGCGGGCGCAAGGAAACCGTAACGCTGCGCGATGAGCTGGACCATGTAAAAGGTTATATGACGATTCAGAAGATGCGTTACGACGACCGGATTGATTTTCGTCTAGAGGTGGATGAATCGTTGTACGGCTGTCCGGTTATTCCGCTGATGATTCAGCCGATCGTAGAAAATGCCATTAATCACGGGCTTGATAAAGGGATCGGAGAAGGAAGAATTCAATTGTCCTGCTATCAGGAGCAGGGGATGCTCATGATTGTCATTGAGGACGACGGCATTGGCATGACCAGCGAGCAGCTAAGCGCGATGCGCAAGCGAATGGATAAAATTCATGATCTGGGAGGTACCTCCGGCAATGGTCTGATGAACGTTCACCGCAGAATCCGTCTGCATTACGGCGAGCAATACGGTCTGCAACTGGAGAGTATGCCGTTCCAAGGGTTAAAGGTCATCTTAACGATGCCAATCGCTTATTCAATGACGGGATAG
- a CDS encoding ABC transporter substrate-binding protein codes for MRGLSFRSYLTSGLSIIIAASLTLTGCSHSNNGTAASAEPKAPAIQLNYWTPFSGGDNLFMTEMVDQFNKEHEDIQVVQMNSRLDDYYSRLRTAILSGNAPDVAIIHASSLPQFVQNGYIEDLSGPAQEAGLDWNLYNKAGMKAVSFQGKPYAVPLDTHMLVMYYNKTFLEQAGVLDAQGKPVLQGGEDGFTHFLQQIKQAVPSDVAPLAQPSTRIDAVWFWWSLYNQIQGGGKFYNAEGTKAVLNNPAALKALNYIDGLYKSKLIPPNIPDSFKLFNEGKAAVLITGVWATGALEKNDALNFGVVPLPTIYDKPAAWADSHTLAIPSQHDMSQEKRDAAMLFMKWLAEHGAKWAEAGHVPSASAVMDTEAFKSLNYRSDYAAAANSVVFWPKHTKQHSFIEVIIRQFERMIYGQQTPEQALQATEKQINLELSK; via the coding sequence ATGAGAGGCTTGTCCTTTCGTTCTTATCTTACATCAGGCTTAAGTATCATCATCGCGGCAAGCCTTACCTTGACTGGCTGCAGCCATAGCAATAATGGCACGGCGGCATCCGCCGAGCCTAAAGCACCAGCTATTCAGCTTAATTATTGGACCCCCTTCAGCGGGGGAGATAATTTGTTTATGACCGAGATGGTCGATCAATTTAATAAAGAACACGAAGACATTCAAGTCGTCCAGATGAATTCAAGGCTGGACGACTATTATTCGCGGTTACGAACGGCCATACTTTCCGGCAACGCGCCGGATGTGGCCATTATTCACGCAAGCTCCTTGCCTCAATTCGTACAGAACGGTTACATTGAAGATTTATCCGGCCCGGCGCAAGAAGCGGGTCTGGATTGGAACTTATATAACAAAGCAGGGATGAAGGCAGTATCCTTCCAAGGGAAGCCTTATGCCGTACCGCTGGATACCCATATGCTTGTCATGTATTACAACAAGACGTTTCTGGAGCAGGCCGGTGTTCTTGACGCGCAGGGCAAGCCGGTGCTTCAAGGCGGGGAAGACGGATTTACCCATTTTCTTCAGCAAATCAAGCAGGCCGTTCCTAGCGATGTCGCCCCGCTTGCCCAGCCAAGCACCCGGATTGATGCCGTGTGGTTCTGGTGGAGTCTGTATAACCAGATTCAAGGCGGGGGGAAGTTCTATAACGCGGAAGGAACAAAGGCGGTGCTCAACAACCCGGCTGCTCTGAAGGCGTTGAACTATATAGATGGGCTGTATAAGAGCAAGCTGATTCCGCCTAATATTCCGGACTCCTTCAAGCTATTTAATGAAGGAAAAGCAGCAGTGCTCATTACGGGCGTATGGGCAACCGGCGCGCTTGAGAAAAACGATGCCCTGAACTTTGGCGTAGTGCCGCTGCCAACGATCTATGATAAGCCGGCAGCATGGGCGGATTCCCATACGCTGGCGATTCCGTCGCAGCATGATATGTCGCAGGAGAAGCGGGATGCGGCGATGCTGTTCATGAAATGGCTGGCCGAGCATGGCGCCAAGTGGGCGGAAGCGGGCCATGTTCCCAGCGCCAGCGCGGTGATGGATACGGAAGCGTTCAAGTCGCTGAATTATCGCAGCGATTACGCGGCCGCCGCCAATTCCGTCGTCTTCTGGCCGAAGCATACGAAGCAGCATAGCTTTATCGAAGTCATTATCCGGCAGTTCGAACGGATGATCTACGGTCAGCAGACGCCGGAGCAGGCGCTCCAGGCAACCGAAAAGCAAATCAATCTTGAGCTGTCGAAATAA
- a CDS encoding carbohydrate ABC transporter permease, with protein sequence MKKTLLVLVAVIIAVIFLLPLIWMLSTSFKNDFEALAGQLSLIPKKPTFENYLDGLKGNLMNVPITRWISNSLFVGAAGTAIVLLFSSMAAYALARLQDLPFKKLMFPIFIGSMMIPGVLTFLPMYLEFNALGWINTYAALILPYSSGAFGVFLLFQFFTAFPKEIEEAARIDGANKWQIYSRILLPASVSIMVTLAIFTFMGIYNDFVWPLYSTTSPEMRTITAGIAMMAQGSYTQAYGKLMSMTVIATLPVFIIFIVGQRSFVKAITQAGVK encoded by the coding sequence ATGAAAAAAACATTACTTGTTCTCGTTGCAGTCATCATAGCGGTTATTTTCCTGCTTCCGCTCATCTGGATGTTGTCCACTTCCTTCAAAAACGATTTCGAGGCTCTTGCCGGACAGCTGAGTCTGATTCCGAAGAAACCAACGTTCGAGAACTACCTGGACGGGTTAAAAGGCAACCTGATGAACGTTCCGATTACGCGCTGGATCTCGAACTCTTTGTTCGTCGGCGCTGCGGGCACGGCGATTGTCCTGCTCTTCTCGTCAATGGCGGCATACGCGCTTGCCCGTCTACAGGACTTGCCGTTTAAAAAGCTCATGTTCCCGATATTTATCGGTTCGATGATGATCCCCGGCGTCCTGACGTTCCTGCCGATGTATTTGGAATTTAACGCCCTTGGCTGGATCAATACGTATGCGGCGCTTATCCTTCCTTATTCGTCCGGTGCATTTGGCGTATTCCTATTGTTCCAGTTCTTCACGGCGTTTCCGAAAGAGATCGAAGAGGCCGCGCGGATCGATGGCGCTAACAAATGGCAGATCTACTCCCGTATTCTGCTTCCTGCTTCGGTATCGATTATGGTTACGCTCGCGATCTTTACGTTTATGGGCATTTACAATGATTTCGTATGGCCGCTTTATTCAACAACTTCGCCGGAGATGCGCACGATTACGGCAGGCATTGCGATGATGGCGCAGGGCAGCTATACGCAGGCATACGGCAAGCTGATGTCGATGACGGTTATCGCAACGCTGCCGGTATTCATCATCTTTATCGTAGGCCAGCGCTCCTTCGTAAAGGCTATTACGCAAGCCGGTGTTAAATAG
- a CDS encoding carbohydrate ABC transporter permease: MVKSSLQSRLTSTLFVLPYLLSFCAFLLIPILYGIYISFHNFELLSDSHKFVGFDNYVKIFTPGSYLFEQFTTGLWNTVQFVLYSVPLLVILGLALALLLNQLPKRIRGLFRTFYFMPYAISGSVMAVIWLMMFDTNAGFLNGLLAKLHIDPVAWLTDLPWVWVSLVLTTLWWTIGFNMIIFTNALNEVPEDYYEAASIDGANAWKRFVSITLPSIRPVMLFIIITSTIASFNVYAQPFLLTRGGPGDSTKVLLMNVLDEAFKGKQVGSASAMAILMALIIIIVSAVQYKIAYGRKE, from the coding sequence ATGGTCAAGAGCTCTTTGCAATCCCGCTTAACGTCAACCTTGTTCGTACTGCCGTACCTGCTCAGCTTTTGCGCTTTTCTGCTGATCCCGATTTTATACGGCATTTATATTTCGTTCCATAACTTCGAACTGCTGTCGGATTCGCATAAATTCGTAGGTTTCGATAATTACGTTAAAATCTTTACGCCCGGCTCTTATTTGTTCGAACAGTTTACAACCGGTCTGTGGAATACGGTGCAATTCGTTTTGTACTCGGTTCCGCTGCTGGTTATTCTTGGCCTTGCGCTCGCTTTGCTGCTGAATCAGCTGCCGAAGCGGATCCGCGGACTGTTCCGTACGTTTTACTTCATGCCTTACGCCATATCGGGTTCGGTAATGGCCGTTATCTGGCTGATGATGTTCGATACGAACGCGGGCTTCCTGAACGGATTGCTAGCCAAGCTTCACATTGATCCGGTTGCGTGGCTGACGGATTTGCCGTGGGTGTGGGTGTCGCTCGTATTGACTACGCTGTGGTGGACGATTGGCTTTAATATGATTATTTTCACCAATGCGCTGAATGAAGTGCCGGAGGATTATTACGAGGCGGCTTCGATTGACGGTGCGAATGCTTGGAAAAGGTTCGTCAGCATCACCCTGCCATCGATCCGTCCGGTTATGCTGTTTATCATCATTACTTCAACCATTGCATCGTTTAACGTGTACGCGCAGCCGTTCCTCCTCACGCGTGGCGGTCCCGGCGACAGTACGAAGGTTCTGCTTATGAACGTGCTGGACGAAGCGTTTAAAGGCAAGCAGGTCGGCTCGGCTTCGGCGATGGCGATTCTGATGGCGCTTATCATTATTATCGTGTCGGCTGTCCAGTACAAAATCGCTTACGGAAGGAAGGAGTAG
- a CDS encoding ArsR/SmtB family transcription factor: MHIQVSTKYMTMLECFSSETRVKMIELLNNGPMSIKELAETLGLSSAIVTKHIQKMEEGGLIKTESLSGTRGSPKMCSLAIDSLTLQLRTSSQEKALNEETKYTVEIPIGQYSDYAVKPTCGLASESKILGLVDDPRYFSDPERMNASHLWFGSGYVEYRVPNYLHAGQAASQLDISLELCSEAPSYNENWPSDISFYINDIEVGIWTCPGDFGSKRGALTPSWWQLGTQNGLLKSLSIQATGTFLDGVKLSEVTLTDVGLKLGEDFRFKLASLETARHCGGISLFGRHFGNYKQDIMVNVYYKDKIRTE, translated from the coding sequence GTGCATATACAAGTCAGCACCAAATATATGACGATGCTCGAATGTTTTTCATCGGAGACGAGGGTGAAGATGATCGAGCTGCTTAATAACGGACCGATGAGCATCAAAGAGCTCGCGGAAACGTTAGGCTTGTCGTCGGCAATCGTAACGAAGCATATTCAGAAGATGGAGGAAGGCGGCCTTATCAAGACCGAAAGCCTGTCGGGAACCCGGGGAAGCCCGAAAATGTGCTCGCTCGCTATCGACTCGCTTACCCTGCAGCTTCGCACCTCTTCACAGGAAAAAGCTTTGAATGAGGAAACCAAATATACGGTGGAAATCCCGATTGGCCAATATTCGGATTATGCGGTTAAGCCAACCTGCGGCCTTGCATCGGAGAGCAAAATTCTTGGACTTGTGGATGATCCGAGGTACTTCTCCGATCCGGAACGAATGAATGCGTCGCATCTATGGTTCGGCAGCGGTTACGTCGAATACCGTGTTCCGAATTACTTGCATGCCGGACAAGCGGCTTCCCAGCTGGACATCTCGCTCGAGCTCTGTTCGGAAGCCCCTTCGTATAACGAGAATTGGCCTTCCGATATCAGCTTTTACATCAATGACATTGAGGTTGGCATATGGACTTGCCCGGGGGACTTCGGCAGCAAACGCGGAGCGCTAACCCCTTCCTGGTGGCAGCTTGGAACGCAGAACGGTCTGCTCAAAAGTTTGTCCATTCAGGCGACCGGTACGTTTCTGGATGGCGTTAAGCTGTCCGAGGTCACTCTTACGGATGTCGGCTTGAAGCTTGGCGAGGATTTCCGCTTCAAGCTCGCTTCTCTCGAGACTGCCCGCCATTGCGGCGGAATCAGCCTGTTCGGCAGACACTTCGGCAACTACAAGCAGGATATTATGGTCAATGTCTATTACAAAGATAAGATCAGAACCGAATAA
- a CDS encoding family 43 glycosylhydrolase — protein MNAKRWAVLTAAVLLVAAASIGVWVMNDSTNEASQVAAEYKGHGGTFKNTLAEIDTPDPAVVYKDGYYYMTFTHNGADIMVMKSRTIDFKQSERKVVWYPDIGTNYSAELWAPEIQFIQGKWYIYFAADDGQNENHRMFVLEADTDDPMGSYTFKGQVKDDTDKWAIDGLAMELNDKLYFVWSGWEGDINVQQNTYIAPMSDPLTISGPRVLLSEPDLEWEKAGGPPYINEGHSILHHNGQVHIVYSGAGSWTPFYALGMLSLKEGADPLVASNWTKAQEPILKMDEDAGVYGPGHNSFVTSPGGTEQWIVYHATTAATDGWGNRKARAQKLAWDEAGNLRIGKPISLDTAIEVPAGMGVFKAAEASADVSFDLIPSTIHTAAPLLIHYLNDTGEKLQAGVSVNGEQAVDVELPETDGTGYAYADISLAAGMNEVHIAIAGGQGKIDAIELPRYEAEYAAAGTQGEAEENLFSSAGGKAVITPGEGEALRFANIQVPVSGAYEIRLAAANSSGHDAELQVRIDGSGGKSKRIVFPNGKRNNYQTQSVILQLKAGKNAIILENATAEVHVDYMDILRSSAQ, from the coding sequence TTGAACGCAAAACGATGGGCTGTCCTGACAGCAGCGGTGCTGCTGGTCGCGGCGGCTAGTATAGGAGTGTGGGTAATGAACGATAGCACAAACGAAGCAAGCCAGGTTGCAGCCGAATACAAAGGCCATGGCGGTACGTTCAAAAATACGCTGGCGGAGATCGATACGCCGGACCCCGCCGTGGTGTACAAGGACGGCTACTATTATATGACGTTTACGCACAACGGCGCGGATATCATGGTCATGAAATCCCGTACCATCGATTTCAAGCAGTCTGAGCGGAAGGTTGTCTGGTATCCGGATATCGGAACCAATTACTCAGCTGAGCTGTGGGCGCCGGAAATCCAGTTCATTCAGGGGAAATGGTACATTTATTTCGCCGCTGACGACGGTCAGAACGAGAACCACCGGATGTTTGTTCTGGAAGCGGACACCGATGATCCGATGGGCAGCTATACGTTTAAAGGCCAGGTGAAGGATGACACCGATAAATGGGCGATCGACGGACTCGCGATGGAGCTCAACGACAAGCTTTATTTTGTATGGTCCGGCTGGGAAGGCGATATCAACGTGCAGCAAAATACGTACATCGCCCCAATGAGCGATCCGCTGACCATCAGCGGCCCTCGCGTCCTTTTGTCCGAGCCTGATCTGGAATGGGAGAAAGCAGGGGGTCCTCCTTATATTAATGAAGGACATTCGATTCTTCATCATAATGGCCAGGTTCATATCGTGTATTCGGGAGCGGGCAGCTGGACGCCGTTTTATGCGCTTGGCATGCTCTCACTGAAGGAGGGCGCTGATCCGCTGGTGGCCTCGAACTGGACGAAAGCGCAGGAGCCGATTCTGAAGATGGACGAGGACGCCGGCGTTTACGGTCCAGGACATAATTCCTTCGTAACCTCGCCGGGCGGTACGGAGCAATGGATCGTTTATCACGCAACAACCGCGGCTACGGACGGCTGGGGCAACCGGAAAGCTCGCGCGCAGAAGCTGGCATGGGATGAAGCGGGAAATTTGCGGATCGGCAAGCCGATAAGTCTGGATACAGCTATTGAGGTTCCTGCGGGCATGGGAGTCTTCAAGGCGGCGGAAGCCTCTGCTGACGTAAGCTTTGATCTGATTCCTTCCACCATTCATACTGCGGCACCTCTTCTTATCCATTATCTGAACGATACGGGAGAAAAGCTTCAAGCAGGCGTTAGCGTCAATGGTGAACAAGCCGTTGATGTTGAGCTTCCCGAAACGGATGGGACGGGTTACGCTTATGCCGACATTTCGCTCGCGGCGGGCATGAATGAGGTTCATATCGCAATTGCAGGCGGGCAAGGCAAGATTGATGCCATTGAGCTACCAAGATATGAAGCGGAGTATGCGGCTGCGGGAACGCAAGGCGAAGCAGAAGAGAATCTGTTCTCGTCAGCGGGAGGCAAGGCCGTGATTACGCCGGGTGAAGGCGAGGCTTTGCGGTTTGCCAACATTCAAGTGCCGGTAAGCGGAGCTTACGAGATCAGACTGGCGGCCGCTAATTCCTCCGGCCATGATGCGGAGCTTCAAGTTCGCATAGACGGCAGCGGGGGCAAGTCGAAAAGGATTGTTTTTCCAAACGGAAAACGCAACAATTACCAGACTCAATCGGTCATCTTGCAATTGAAGGCGGGCAAGAACGCCATTATACTTGAGAATGCGACAGCAGAGGTGCATGTCGATTATATGGACATCTTGAGAAGTTCCGCACAATAG
- a CDS encoding glycoside hydrolase family 2 protein, which yields MTNLPRAEYPRPQFNRNAWECLNGEWEFEFDDARVGGEEGWHSGSKSFSKKIQVPFSFESELSGIGDPNFHDVVWYRRKLDIPKSFQGKRVVLHFGAVDYEAYVWVNGQLVASHEGGHTPFQADVTEALRSDGDNTLVVKAVDHGMDVFLPRGKQFWEEKSRSIWYTRTTGIWQSVWMEAVSPVHLRKVKYVADIDTNEIQIRSFVGGFAQGMKNVSLSVKISFAGEVVSEDTYQVRAGEESRKIKLSGLNDHGMDRFWWPERPNLYDAEFVVYVDGAEVDRVTSYFGMRKISLENGKFNLNNRPYYSKLVLDQGYFPDGNLTPPSDEAIKQDVVLMKEMGFNGARKHQKVEDPRFLYWCDKLGLIVWGEMANACDYSEEYVRRITKEWQEAIDRDFNHPCIAVWVPLNESWGVPNIQVDVRQQQHALAMYHLTKSIDPTRLVISNDGWEMVATDLYNIHDYEWRREVLEDRYGSVEKAVSAMPANRRLSVAGYEYDGQPIIITEFGGIAYKKSEWEGWGYSGASSDEDFVERLRNVIQPLIFSGVVQGYCYTQLTDVEQEINGLLTYDRKPKVPLELIKAINEGK from the coding sequence ATGACAAACTTGCCAAGAGCCGAATACCCTAGACCTCAATTCAACCGTAACGCATGGGAATGCCTGAACGGGGAATGGGAATTTGAATTTGACGATGCGCGCGTAGGCGGGGAAGAAGGCTGGCATTCGGGCAGCAAGAGCTTTTCGAAAAAAATCCAAGTGCCGTTCAGCTTTGAGAGCGAACTAAGCGGCATTGGCGATCCGAATTTTCATGATGTGGTATGGTACCGCAGAAAGCTGGATATTCCGAAGTCCTTCCAAGGAAAACGGGTTGTGCTTCATTTCGGCGCCGTAGATTATGAAGCTTATGTATGGGTAAACGGCCAATTGGTCGCTTCCCATGAAGGCGGTCATACCCCGTTCCAGGCTGACGTTACGGAAGCTTTGCGCTCGGACGGCGACAACACGCTTGTGGTAAAAGCAGTGGACCACGGCATGGATGTATTCCTGCCGCGCGGCAAACAGTTCTGGGAAGAGAAATCCCGTTCGATCTGGTATACCCGTACAACGGGCATTTGGCAGTCCGTGTGGATGGAGGCGGTATCGCCGGTTCATCTTCGCAAAGTGAAATACGTGGCGGATATCGATACGAATGAAATTCAGATCCGTTCGTTTGTTGGCGGATTTGCCCAAGGAATGAAGAATGTCAGCCTGTCGGTAAAGATCTCCTTTGCCGGAGAGGTTGTGTCGGAAGATACGTATCAAGTGCGTGCGGGAGAAGAAAGCCGGAAGATTAAGCTGAGCGGCTTGAACGACCATGGCATGGACCGGTTCTGGTGGCCGGAGCGTCCAAACCTGTACGACGCGGAATTTGTGGTGTACGTTGACGGTGCGGAAGTTGACCGGGTGACAAGCTACTTCGGCATGCGGAAAATTTCGCTCGAGAACGGCAAGTTTAATCTGAATAACCGTCCTTATTACAGCAAGCTTGTTCTGGATCAAGGCTACTTCCCGGACGGCAACCTGACACCTCCTTCGGACGAAGCGATTAAGCAGGATGTGGTGCTGATGAAGGAAATGGGCTTCAACGGCGCGCGTAAGCATCAGAAGGTCGAAGACCCGCGCTTCCTGTACTGGTGCGATAAGCTGGGGCTGATCGTATGGGGCGAAATGGCGAACGCTTGCGACTACTCCGAAGAATACGTCCGCCGCATTACGAAGGAATGGCAGGAAGCGATCGACCGCGACTTCAACCATCCGTGCATCGCGGTATGGGTACCCCTGAACGAAAGCTGGGGCGTGCCTAACATTCAGGTCGACGTTCGTCAGCAGCAGCATGCGCTTGCGATGTACCATTTGACCAAGTCGATTGATCCGACCCGCCTTGTCATCTCCAATGACGGTTGGGAAATGGTTGCAACCGACCTGTACAACATCCATGACTACGAGTGGAGACGCGAAGTACTCGAAGACCGTTATGGCAGCGTAGAAAAAGCCGTATCGGCTATGCCGGCTAACCGCCGCCTTAGCGTAGCGGGATACGAATATGACGGACAACCAATCATCATCACCGAGTTCGGCGGCATTGCCTACAAGAAGAGCGAATGGGAAGGCTGGGGTTATTCCGGCGCATCGAGCGACGAGGACTTCGTTGAACGTCTCCGCAACGTTATTCAGCCGCTTATCTTCTCCGGCGTTGTCCAAGGCTACTGCTATACGCAGTTGACGGACGTCGAGCAGGAGATCAACGGTCTGCTGACGTACGACCGCAAGCCGAAGGTGCCGCTTGAGCTGATCAAAGCGATCAACGAAGGCAAGTAA